In Elephas maximus indicus isolate mEleMax1 chromosome 7, mEleMax1 primary haplotype, whole genome shotgun sequence, the following proteins share a genomic window:
- the LOC126080692 gene encoding uncharacterized protein LOC126080692, translating to MQILLRRRRPWELPQLLPLLKGALTSIFADSWSSGSSRWSTAGCEGEDGSGLIGAGGSGSPRRPNLEMSTSQDGPSKESEAQRGCTTCQGHTARTAPRPPGLLLLPSLWRLLGQRRPPEVIANWGEKEPDCLPGRKRRRRLLKEPWRRWPASPSSCRPEVSGITSALAGRRSRERRPARSLASPRCHNAAIVAPRAVHLDE from the exons ATGCAG aTCCTTCTCAGGAGACGTCGGCCCTGGGAGTTGCCGCAGCTCCTTCCTCTTCTGAAGGGCGCGCTGACCTCCATCTTTGCTGACTCATGGAGCTCGGGGTCGTCCAG gtggagcacTGCGGGCTGTGAGGGTGAGGACGGCTCTGGCCTGATTGGAGCTGGTGGCTCGGGCTCCCCAAGACGCCCCAACCTGGAGATGTCGACCTCTCAG GATGGCCCCAGTAAAGAAtccgaggcccagagaggttgcaCAACctgccaaggccacacagccaggacAG CCCCCCGCCCACCAggcctgctgctgctgcccagCCTGTGGAGGCTGCTTGGACAGCGCCGGCCTCCAGAAGTGATAGCTAATTGGGGAGAGAAAGAGCCCGATTGTCTGCCGGGCCGGAAGAGACGGCGCAGGCTGCTGAAAGAGCCCTGGAGAAGGTGGCCAGCTTCGCCCAGCAGCTGCCGGCCGGAGGTGTCGGGGATTACGTCAGCGCTGGCGGGCAGGAGGAGCCGGGAGAGGCGGCCGGCCCGCAGCCTCGCGTCCCCCCGCTGCCACAATGCGGCCATTGTCGCCCCGAGAGCCGTTCATCTGGATGAATAG
- the SMIM38 gene encoding small integral membrane protein 38, translated as MASGFGGSAGPDPLILLLVAILLARFLLWSCLGAFIDYRLARQLPRKPKED; from the coding sequence ATGGCCTCGGGGTTTGGGGGCAGTGCGGGCCCTGACCCTCTCATACTCCTGCTGGTGGCTATCTTGTTGGCTCGCTTCCTCCTGTGGTCCTGCCTTGGGGCCTTCATTGACTACAGACTGGCCCGGCAGCTCCCACGCAAGCCCAAGGAGGACTAG